The genomic interval agactgaccggcctgtagttccctggctcttccttttttccctccttaaaaatgggggttatgtttcccttttcttttaaatcctttaGTTTGAAGGAGAAGAtccacctcccagcccgaaGAGAAAGAGCCTCGTGATTGCAAAGCCATGCAAATGTATGTAAATAGCATCAGAGGTCTGCTGCCATGTCAGACCCTGGCAGCGACCAAAGGAGATGTCCACCTCCTCTGGTTTCCTTGgcaaggaaattaattttctgaatttcagactCAATCATACACCTTAGGACCTGCTCATCACCACTGAAGGACCAGGGAGGTTTCCAATGTGGACAGATGTCCACTGGGAGTTGCACAAAAATTGTGCTGAAGTAAaccaaatttcaaaattaagatGAAATTTGCCTTGAGGGAGTGGGAAATCGGTCATTAGGTGCATGTGAGCTTTGGTGTCTCAGGGAAAGGATGTCTCCAGAGACAGGGGATGCATCTcggtccctgctcccaaggCAGCTCTCTCTGGCGGCCTTCCCAAGGGCTGAGGGGATGCGTGTCCATCGCCATCAGCAATGCCCACCATTGCTCTCAGTGCCCCCCCCTTGCAGCGACGCATGTGTTAGGAAGACAGGATGTGTGGTTTGTTGTCTTAAAATCcccttaaaatgaaaaataaagacagttgGTGCCTGTTGAGAGCAGCCTGTGGAATGCTCTGCAGgcagaaatgaagagaaagcctccccccccaaaaaaaacccaacccaaaacaaacaatatGTGCTTACGCCACAGTTATCCATATGGATGTAAGGGATAAATAGTTCTGTCCGAGGCCCCTTTACCTGCTACAAAGCCCAGAACAGCACCAGGACGCTCACAACCACCCCATGAGACACCTCCAAGTCTCTGCTTCTCAAGGGCTTCTCCAGGTGGCTCACCACCCACACGTATATTTTGTATAAACAGGACTGCAAAGATGCAAAGTGTTAAATCACACAAAACGCTTTCATTGTAAACAACCTTGTTAAAGCCAGCTTTAATTGCCTTAGACAAGTGGGACTTCCGAAACAGCAGAGCAGTAAGTTGTGTTTGTCCCCAAGTGGTTTTGAGTTTGCAGTTTCTCAAAAGAGGAGCACATTGAAAGGGAATCAATCCAAAACCTTCTCGGACCAGCCACAAAGTCATCAATAGAAGAGGCAAAGTCATGATTAGAAGACCAGTCGACAACGGTCTTCTGCACCAGGTCTCAGAACAATTCACCTGCTGCTCCTCAAGGAGTTGCCCATGTCTCCACTTCGAGGAGACCATCGCTCTTGCTTTTGCACGGTGCTGAGTGTGTAGCACTAAATGTTAAACCAAAACACTCCAGCCAAGCAAGGTCTGCCATCCCCAGGGAGCGTAAAAGACATGAGAGCCACGGAAATGACTCATTTTCCTGGAAGAAGTATGGCTATTGTTTGGAAAGCAGCAAGGAACcaccaaagaaaagcaagaaaaaaaaaattagcaataaCCACTCCTGCAGCTGAAACTAGAGCCCGGCCAAAACCTCGTATTCCTGTAAATGAAGCTTTTCCTCAGGGATTTCCAAAGGGCATTTTTCAAGTCTTTGCTTCGCAGACTAAAAATGATGGGGCTGAGGAAGGGGGTGAAGACCTTGTAGGACACATCAGTGAGAGCACTCGCTCCCACAGCTTGGGGCGATTTGCGTTGCAGGTAGATAACGGAGGCGCATCCATAATGCACCACCACTACGGCAACGTGGGAGGCACAGGTGGAGAAGGTTTTGtgcctcccctccgctgagggCATCTGCAGGATGTGTCCAAGGATGAAGGCGTAGGAGAGAAGGATAAGCAGAAAGCAACCCAACAAGGCGGTCATGCAAAGGATGTTGACCACGGTGGCAACCATCTTGCCACCAGCACaagtcagctggagcagggggggCACGTGGCAGAAGAAATGGTCAATCTGGTGGGACCGGCAGAAGGGTAACTGGAAGACAGCACATgtcaccagcagccccaggagaCCCCCACCCAGCCACGAGGCCACCACCAGCTGGAtacagacacgggaggtgatGAGGGTGCTGTAACGCAAGGGGTGACAGATGGCCACGTACCGGTCGTACCCCATCACCGTCAGGAGGAAAGAGTGCATGAAGCCAAACATGAAGGAGAAATGCGTTtgtgcagcacagcccaggaaAGAAATGGCTCGAGTTCGAGTTCCCGGCACTAACCCAGACAGCATCTTTGGGGTGATGGAGAAGGTGTAACAGAGCTCTGAGAAGGACAGGGCACCTAGGAGGAGATACATGGGCATGTGCAGCCCTCGCTCCACCCTGATAACAACCATTATCACCAGATTTCCAGCCAGGGTCACCACGTGCATGAGGAGAAAGAGCACAAACAAGGCAACCTGGAGCTTGGGGAAGTGGGAAAACCCGGTCAAAATGAACCCTGTTGGGGTGGTTTGGTTGTCCCTTCGCATTTGTGCTTTGTCTGAGAAGAGGACAACATTTTAACCAGCAGCTCGGCCTCCCATGGTGGAAACAACACTTACATCAGACTTAAATTCTTGCTCTCTATCAGTCTCCCATGGGAAATAAGGTGGAAGTTGATGTGGACATCTGAGATCTACCAAATCTTTTATTTGCCCAGCAATATCTCACGTACCTTCAGAGGTTCTGTCCTGGCACAGCTGAGAAGAACTCAGTAATGTCACTAATTTACATTAAACTCAGTCCTGGTCCACGCTGATGCCCAACGGCCAAGCCAAGAACAgcctagaatcatagaatcacagaatcattcaggttggaaaagacccttgaGGTCATCGAGTCCAGCTGTAAacctgccaagtccaccactaaaccatgtccctaagcaccacatctacacgtcttttaaatacctccatgGTGGTCTTCAGCCAACCCCCTGGTGTCTCTGTGATGGTTGGTACCAGGACTTTGTAGGTAACAGAGTTACTCCAATACCTCTGTGAGGACCAACCGTAAGAGCAAGAGAGGCTGCTTCACATGAGAAGACAAGCGTGGTGAGCCACAGCCTGGTGTGAAGATTGATTTTTGGGATATTTGCCTCTTCAGGCTGAATTTCCCTGTGGACACTCGATCCTGTGTCAAGCACAAAGCATCTTCTCGTTCTCCACCACCCGAAGGGTTGTGCTGCATTAGCTGGGGGGTGCGCTGGGTCCCCCGTGCACGGAGTCACCGATTGCaactgggaagaagaaagaagagcaggAAGGGAATTAGGTCCTCGATGGGGTCAGGGGACACAGCAGCAAGAAGGTTGGGTTCATCACTGCCGGCTGCAGACCTCCGTCAGCTTCTCCAGGTCCCCCTTGCTCTCACCTGGGATCTACACCCACCGTAGCTGCTCCTGGGGCTTTCTGGAGGGGGGTAGACACCCTACATGTCCTGCACCAGGATGAACTTGGGTCCTTCACGTCATCAGTAGATCTGGGCAAGGGGTGGGACAACGCCGGAGAAGAGCGGCATGGTCAGCAGTCTCACCAGACTCCAGGACAGTCAACCGAGCTACATCTTAAGGGGAAGTCTCACCTAACTCTGGATGCTCACCATTTCTCTGTGAGAAGCGGGCATTTCTCACAGGAACTTGTCCAATCACTCACCTTCAGAGGGGGTGGCTCACGCTGCTCCAGAGGTCCTCACGCTCCAGGAGGTCCAGCCTGAGGGATCTCTCTAAGCATCAGGGATGTTGGAAATTAGAGGAGATGCAGTTTGATGGTCTTGGAACTGTAGGAATTCCTTAATACCTTTAAAACTggtttttcctgctgctgctgctgctgctgtcagcccCCAGGCTTCTGGAGGAGAAGCTGTTCCCCAACCTTCAGCAGGACTTGGCCACCCAACCCGATGGCAACAATGAGGTGATGAGCACTTGCTCAAAGGCAACAGCCCCGTGATGATCCCGTCTGCCTTTTCCCTCGGTGTCCAGCCACCAACGCAGCTTGGACTTAAATACCTTGTAGGCACGGAGGTGGGTGGAGGCACTGGGTTGAACGTCATCATCCAAGGTCAGATGATGCCTCTTCCAGAGGTCCCACGtggcagcaggggctgcagaTCTCGTGTTTCCTTGGTGCAGAAGCGTAGGGATGCGCGGGAGCTCAGCCTGGCACTGTAGCTTGAAGAACCAGCCTGCGGGGAGGTGGAGACACGGCTCTCTCCATCGTGTCTCTGGAGATGAAGCATACCACATGAGGTCACACCAGCGGGAATCCTGGTCCTTCTCCAGAGCAGCACGTCTGCTCGCCGTAAAGAGAATCAAACATCTGCACAGGGTCCGGAGGTGACACTGTCACGCGAGGAgaagtgctgctgcagctccagcaggcaggaCTGCCATGGTTTTCTTTGAGATCTCAAGGGTTGAGACCTTTTAGGTTGAACAATCCAGAGTTTCGTGCAAAGAGTGGAAGGGGGAGCTTGTGTGCGCGTAGCTCCTGGCACGACGTCATCTTCCACGCGCGCCATGGGACAAGCAGCTCTCTTCCAGGACCAGCCAGGAGGTGTCATCTCCCACCCCTTGCCATCAGCCCAAGGCCTCATCGCACAGAGCATGCAGCTCAGAGGGTCTCCTGGGGTGGCATGGGACCTCTCCGTGGCTCTGAGATAGTTTTAAGGCTAATTTGGAAAAATGCAATAATGCACCCAAAACCAGGAGGGGGTTGGCTGGGCCACCTCGGTCTCCAGTGCAAACCCATGGCCTCTTGTGTTTCCTTCCCAGGGTGTAACGTGAGGACTCATCTCTAACTCCAGAAGTCCTCTGTGGAGGTATCTCCACCTGAGCTGGTTCCTCAGATCTTCAGAGAGCTGAAGAGGACCTGGGCCAAGGAGCGTGGGGCACAAATCATCTCCAAGATACAGGTGGCCACTTGTAGGGTCTCATGCTCCAACCTACCCCTTGGTGACTACCAAGAGAGCCTGGGCGACCAGCTCAGAAGCAGATCTGGTGCACCAGACAAGCCCGATGGCCTCATCACAGACATCTCCAGCATCAGCCAGAGCTTCTGATCAAGCTCTCTGGGACTGGACTTAGTTGTCTGGTGCTCTGTTAGGTGTAGGACATCCTGCGAGCTTCTCAAAGGTTGTCTCAGCTCAGTCCATATCACCTTGGGACCTGAAAGACCAGCTCCATCCCAGCATGCGGCTCTTGGAAAGTGTCTCCATCACCGCAGCGCCAGCTCCGGCAGAGATGACGAGATTTCTCTGcaatcccccccacccccccccgtcTGCCCATACCTCCAGGATGGAGATGACCTCTGCGCTAagaaggaggtggaggagctgggctgagccTCCAGACGTCTGGCTTAACCCCAGAGGAACCTGTGAGGAGAAACCCTTCCCCACGTCGGCGCGAACGCGCGGCTCCTGGTTTCCCTCCCCGTGGACGACCCCCATCCGTCGTCCGCACGTTGGTTCCTTGACTTCACGCACCTCCATCCTGGTGGACCTCCATCCTTTCCACCTTCCCCACCGTTGACCACCCTGGCTGCCCCAGACCACACTTGGAGGCGATTTTGGGGGAGCAAGGCGGGGCCTGGCGGGGGGAGCCATGGGAGGGGGGACACCCAGGACAGGGACGGGGACCTGGGGAGCTGCCGGCGCAGCGCGGGGGTGGCCACGGCCTGTGCGAGGGACGGAAAGGCTCAGTCCTGCTGGGGGGGTGATCTGCTGGAGTCCGgcctaaccctaaacttaactctaaccccaaccctaactCAAATTCTAATCCTAGTTCTAAAGCTAACCTTAACTTTAAACCTAACCAAATCTTAACCCAAACAAAAAgtctaaccctaaccccaatGTTAGCCCTAAACCCAACCCTACACCCTAACCTGAAACCTAATCCTAATCTgaaccctaacccaaaccctaactctaaccccTAACCCTAGCTCCAAACCTAACTATAACCTTAAACCTAACCCAAATCttaacccccccaaaaaatctaaCCCAAACCCCAATGTTAGCCCTAAGCTTAACCCTACACCCTAAACCTAACGCAAACCTTAACCTTAgctctaaacctaactctaacaCTAAACCCAACCTTAAACCTAGCCCAAACCCTAATCCTAGCACTAAACCTAACACTAAACCCAACcttaaacctaacccaaaccctcaCCCTAGCACTAAACCCAACcttaaacctaacccaaaccctcaCCCTAGCACTAAACCCAACcttaaacctaacccaaaccctaaccctagctCTAAACCTAACACTAAACCCAACcttaaacctaacccaaaccctcaCCCTAGCTCTAAACCCAACcttaaacctaacccaaaccctcaCCCTAGCTCTAAACCCAACcttaaacctaacccaaaccctaaccctagcaCTAAACCCAACCTTAAGCCTAATCCCAACCCTCACCCTAGCTCTAAACCTAACACTAAACCCAACCTTAAACCTAGCCCAAACCCTCACCCTAGCACTAAACCCAACCTTAAACCTAGCCCAAACCCCAACCCTAGCTCTACCCTTTAACCcacccctaaccctaatcccGGTCCTAACCCCAACCCTGGGTTAgtgccccgcccccccccgcctttccctccccctcccgtcccccctcccccatccACCCCCCCGAACCGCAGTGCCACCGGCTGCCGCCAGGGGGCGCTCTAGGACCGCCGGTACCGCCCCCCCCGCGCGCTCCCAGCCGGGCGCCTCGTGCAAAGAGCCCCGCGCGAGCCACGAGCACTCGTGCAAATGCGTGTGCAAACGTCCCCTCACGGACCCCCGCGTTCCCGCCCCACCTGGTCCTCGCACGGTGCCGTGAGGCAGGAAGCGTGCGAGGGGGTGCATGAGGCCACGAACAGCCGTGCAAGGGGGTGTGCGAGGCCAGGAACAGCCGTGCAAGGGGGTGTGCGAGGGGGTGCATGAGGCCACGAACAGCCGTGTGAGAGGGTGTGCGAGGGGGCGTGTGACACCACAAACGGACGTGCAAGGGGCTGTGCAAGGGGCTGTACAAGGCCACGAACAGCTGTGCAAGGGGGGTGTGCAAGGCCACGAATAGCCGTGCAAGGGGGGTGTGCGAGGCCAGGAACAGCCGTGCAAGGGGGTGTGCAAGGGGGTGCATGAGGCCACGAATAGCTGTGCAAGGGGGTGTGCAAGGCCAGGAACCGCTGTGCAAGGGGGTGTGCATGAGGCCATGAACAGCCGTGCAAAGGGGTGTGCAAGGGGGTGCACGAGGCCACGAACAGCCGTGCAAGGGGGTGTGCGAGGGGGCGTATGAGGCCACGAACAGCTGTGTGAGAGGGTGTGCGAGGGGGTGTGTGACACCACAAACGGACGTGCAAGGGGCTGTGCAAGGGGCTGTACAAGGCCACGAACAGCTGTGCAAGGGGGGTGTGCAAGGCCACGAATAGCCGTGCAAGGGGGGTGTGCGAGGCCAGGAACAGCCGTGCAAGGGGGTGTGCAAGGGGGTGCATGAGGCCACGAATAGCTGTGCAAGGGGGTGTGCAAGGCCAGGAACCGCTGTGCAAGGGGGTGTGCATGAGGCCATGAACAGCCGTGCAAAGGGGTGTGCAAGGGGGTGCACGAGGCCACGAACAGCCGTGCAAGGGGGTGTGCGAGGGGGTGTATGAGGCCACGAACAGCCGTGTGAGAGGGTGTGCGAGGCGGTGTGTGACACCACAAATGGACGTGCAAGGGGCTGTGCAAGGGGCCGTACAAGGCCACGAACAGCTGTGCAAGGGGGGTGTGCAAGGCCACGAATAGCCGTGCAAGGGGGGTGTGCGAGGCCAGGAACAGCCGTGCAAGGGGGTGTGCGAGGGGGTGTATGAGGCCACGAATAGCTGTGCAAGGGGGTGTGCGAGGGGGTGTGTGACGCCACAAACGGACGTGCAAGGGGCTGTGCAAGGGGCTGTACAAGGCCACGAACAGCTGTGCAAGGGGGGTGTGCAAGGCCATGAATAGCCGTGCAAGGGGGGTGTGCGAGGCCAGGAACAGCCGGGCAAGGGGGTGTGCAAGAGGGTGCATGAGGCCACGAATAGCTGTGCAAGGGGGTGTGCAAGGCCAGGAACTGCTGTGCAAGGGGGTGTGCATGAGGCCATGAACAGCCGTGCAAAGGGGTGTGCAAGGGGGTGCACGAGGCCACGAACAGCCATGTGAGGGGGTGCGTGAGGCCAGGAACAGGTGTGCAAGAGAGCGTGCAAGGGGCATGCAAGCGCGCAAAGCCGGGAAGAGGCACGTGAGGGGTGTGCAAGGCAACAAAGAGACGTGTAAAGGGGCGTGCAAGGTCCTCACGAGGGACGTGCAAGGCGCGGCCGCGCGAGGCCGGGAAGAACCGTGCAAGCGGCACGCGAAGGGCGTGCGAGGCCAGGAACAGCCGCGCAAGGGGGTGCGCGAGGCCGTGAAGAGCCGTGCGAGGGGTGTGCGAGGGGCGTGCGAGGGGCAGCTCGGCTGTCCCCAagccgctgccgccccccctccctcaccccgtgcccccccagCAGCGAccactcccaatttctctctattttatgttaaaatcaCTTTACAcgtaaaatacaaaaatatgccccggggggggggagcagcccccccacccccaccctgtGACCACCCCCCACAGCtccaggggacccccccaggggACACGGTGAccggggggggctgtgctgtgcatccCCCCCCCCGACGCCCCCCCCGAGGTAGTCAGtgcggtgggggggggacagcgtgtcacggggggggggacagtgTGTGACAGGCTCAGATtggcacggggtgggggggctgtcTCATATTTTGGGGGGACACAGGGTTGGTccggtccccgtccccccccaaaaagcccCTGGGGGGGTGAAGTGGGGACCCTCATACCTCAGCctgcagggggagggggggcattAGTGTCATGGGGGGGCACTAAGGGCCACCCAAAGTGGGAGGGGGGGTTggagcaccccccccccagtagTGGGGTGCAGCCCAGGGTGGGGGGACAGAATTGGGAGTCTTCAGGCCCAGGGGGGCTTTAAAGGGGTCCcgtgtttgggggggggggcacccacacCTGTAGGGGGGCACCCAGGGTCCTTGAGGGGGGGGGTCCCAAAAAAATGGGGAGGGGACCTAAGTCCACAGAGGGGCCCTGCAGGAAATGGTGGGGGGGTACCCCCCTCTGTTGGGGGTCCCAGAccactttggggggggggggggctgtgctgtgaGGTGGCACCCCGGTTTGCTGGGGGGGTCGCAGGGTGTAGTGGTGGTCCCGTGTTGGGGGGGGGCCCTGGCTGAGAAGGAGGGGCAGgtaatttggggggggtgtctggagttggggtgggggcacccaggtCCCTTGGGGGGGTCATGGGGGTGGGGGCTTCATGGGGGGCTCcccagctggggtgggggtcaCCGGTGGGGGTCCTGCATCTCCAGCAGTTTTCAGGGGGGTGTCCAGCTTattggggggggacacccccatTTTCAAGCATggaggggggggtccccaatCACAGGATGGAGCCGAGGGGGGCCCAGTCCATGGCGGTCGGTGGGTGGAGGGGtccaccccccaaaatcccaGGGGGGTGGTCCCGGTCCAGGGGaggggtgtcccccccacacacacacagagtgggCAGGGGGGGGCCCCTAGCAGCGCCCCACCTTGGCGTCGCCGATGGCCCCCCAAACGTCAAAGACGAACTCGTCGGGGAAGGCGAAATCCCCGAGCTGGGAGTCGAGGGCCTGCGCCAGCGCGTCGGGGTCCCGGGCGTCCCGGCCCAGCTCCACCATGGTGGCGGCTGCGGGGACAACGGGGACActcagggaagggggggggggggggggcaatggggACACTCGGGGGTGGGGGGTCTCCAgcagcccggggcaggggggggtccccgtgtccctggtAGGGGGGGACAGGGCCTGGGCTGGGGCAGTGTGGGGGTCTCTGGCACCCTGAgtgaggcgggggggggttgTAGTGGGGGATCTCAGCTCCCTGGAGGGgtccgggggggtccccagcaccctgggagGAGGGTGCCCTTCAGTGGGgtgggtccccagcacccccgagggggggggggtccccagcacccatgaGGGGCACCCTGCGGTAGGGCAGATTgagggtccccagcaccctggcgGGAGGGaaggtgcgggggggggggggtgggtcaGAGGGGTCCCCAACACCCCAAAGGGGGGGCCCCCTcaccccggggggggtccccagcccctgctcacCCAGCTCGCTGTCCCGGATGCCCATGTAGCTCTCCAGCAGATCGTCCACCTTGGCCACGGCTCGCTCCTCGAAGGCGGacggctgcggggggggggggggacacggcacattttgggggggggggggggtcagggagaTGTGGGGGGGACCTGTgcccctccatcccccccccacccacccgtGACCCCTCGCCGGGATTCCTACCTGCTCCTCAACGGTGGCGGGTCCCCGAGCGCGGAGGCGCAGGGTGCCCCGGCCAGTGCCCagctgggtgccccccccgcgccccccccctGCCCGCGGGCCGATCATGTCTGAAAAACAACGGGGGGGGGGATTAGAGGGGCTGCAATTTATTGGGGGGCCCCCCAACACGGATGGAGGGGGCTCCGAACCAATCACAGACTGCTCCAGGACCcaaggggtgggaggaaggtttGGGGGGTCTCCATAATACCCTCATCAGTCTTGGGGGGCCCCCCATATGCCCCCCCTGAGGTAAGGGGTCCCCATCAGCTCCTTTGGGTATTGGGGTCCCCCATCACCCGCCCAGGGTGATGGGGGACCCCTCAGCTCCCCCTTGGTTTGGAAGATCCCCTGTACCACTCCCTGGGGATACAGCCCCCCtcttgggttttggggtcccccccagcACTATGGGTCCCCATCAGCCCCcccttgggttttggggtgtccccccagCACTGTGGGTCCCCATCAGCCCCCCCTTGGGTTTAGGGGTGTCCCCCCAGCACTGTGGGTCCCCATCAGCCCCCCCTTGGGTTTTGGGGCCCCCCAGGCTATTGGCTCTGTATCAGCTCCCTCCCTGAATCTCAGAGGGACCCTCAGGGCTACGGGGTCCCcccccattttggggggggctctAAGATTCTACCTCCCCAGGTGTCACATCTCCCTCTCTCTTACTGGTGcggctcccagtgctcccagtaacccaGGACACCACCCTCCAGTCCCCCAAGACGGGGGACAGCAAAGCCCCggacacctgggtccccccAACCCCATGAGGGGAGCGTGGCTGCCCTGGGCAAGGGGAGGTGGGGAccgcagggacaccccccccccccccccactggtctcccagtgctcccagtttgGGCTCACCGAAGGCCTTGCGGGGCTCGGTGAGCTGGAGGGCGAAGGTGCGTCCCCGGGGCAGCTCCTTCAGCATCTTGGCCACCTCGTAGTGACGGGCGCCCACCAGGCTCTGCCCGTCGATGGCCTCGATCATGTCCCCCACGCTGATCACCGGGATCCGGTCGATGACGCTGCCCTCCCGGATCCGCTACGGGACCAcccggggtggggtggggggggtcaccACGGCGACCCCCGCCCCCCACGGCATGCTCGGGGATGTCCCCAGGTCCCACCCGACCCCAGGGACCACCCAGGaatccccacaccccccccccacagcgACATCTCCGTCCCACCCCCACGCTGACTCGggatgtccccatgtccccccccccccaaccccgggCCCCTCTCTGAGCACCCCCAATGACAACGTGTGCGTCCCCCCGCGGGGGGTGTCACCTTGATGAAGGCGTAGCCGGCGCCGTTGTCGGTGATGGTGAGCCCCAAGGCCTCCTCCGACTTGAAGACCTCGACCTCCTTGCGCTGGCCCTTGGTGTGGGCGAAGATGAAGTCCTCCAGGCCGATCTGGCCACCCAGGAGCTTCTCCATGTCCACCTTGTGCGTGTTGAGGGTGCAGAACATCACCTGGCCGGGGCAGCGGCGTCAGGgcacgggggtggggggacgggggacacaCACCCGGGGATACCAGGGACATCACCCCACCCCACACCGGGACACGCGTGGGATGGTCgtgggggtggaagggacctggGAGATGTGTGAGATCTTCCTGGGGACAACGGGACCCGCCTGGGGACACAAAGGTTCCCTCTTCTTGAGGACGTGtgggacccccccagggacacgcagggaccccccccccggggacacGCAGGGAACCCCCTTCCCTGGGGACACCTGGCACCCTCTTGAGGGACACCTGGGAcacccaggacccccccaggggACACGAGGGATCCCCCAtgttggggacacccagggacccCTCTGCGCACCCCTGGGGTCCCCTCGCCCCAATTGCAGCcctcccccgctgcccccccccccccagcccaggggtcccctcccccccttcgCTCTGggtgtccccaatgtccccagcgcccccccccacccctcagctCCCAACGTCCCCCTGACCCCCCCGCACCCAGGGATGCCTGCAGCCCACCCAGGTGCCCTGATCCCCAGCACCCAGTGGGTGCCCCAAACCCCACTGGGTACCctgtccctcagcccccccGCATCTCCCAGCACCCAAGGGTGTTCCCGCAGCCCTCAGGGTGCCCTGTCTCATCCCCCCACGCCCCacagcacccaagggtgctctCGCACCCCTCAGGGTGCCCTGTCCCTCAGCCCCCACACCCCTCAGGGTGCCCTGTGTTTgatccccccacacccctcaaGGTGCCCTGTGTTTCATCCCCCCACGCCCCacagcacccaagggtgctccCGTGCCCCTCAGGGTGCCCTGTGTTtcaacccccccacccccctgtcCTTTAGTCATCCCTCCCCCGCCAACCTCCCTgagccccagcacccaggggtgcccc from Grus americana isolate bGruAme1 chromosome 33, bGruAme1.mat, whole genome shotgun sequence carries:
- the LOC129198620 gene encoding olfactory receptor 10H1-like, translating into MRRDNQTTPTGFILTGFSHFPKLQVALFVLFLLMHVVTLAGNLVIMVVIRVERGLHMPMYLLLGALSFSELCYTFSITPKMLSGLVPGTRTRAISFLGCAAQTHFSFMFGFMHSFLLTVMGYDRYVAICHPLRYSTLITSRVCIQLVVASWLGGGLLGLLVTCAVFQLPFCRSHQIDHFFCHVPPLLQLTCAGGKMVATVVNILCMTALLGCFLLILLSYAFILGHILQMPSAEGRHKTFSTCASHVAVVVVHYGCASVIYLQRKSPQAVGASALTDVSYKVFTPFLSPIIFSLRSKDLKNALWKSLRKSFIYRNTRFWPGSSFSCRSGYC
- the GIPC1 gene encoding PDZ domain-containing protein GIPC1 produces the protein MPLGLGRRKKPPPLVENEEAAGGRGGAAGDTPGVPAGVLGGPPPPGLPPPPPALRPRLVFHTQLAHGSPTGRVEGFTNVRELYGKIAEAFRIPPGEVMFCTLNTHKVDMEKLLGGQIGLEDFIFAHTKGQRKEVEVFKSEEALGLTITDNGAGYAFIKRIREGSVIDRIPVISVGDMIEAIDGQSLVGARHYEVAKMLKELPRGRTFALQLTEPRKAFDMIGPRAGGGRGGGTQLGTGRGTLRLRARGPATVEEQPSAFEERAVAKVDDLLESYMGIRDSELAATMVELGRDARDPDALAQALDSQLGDFAFPDEFVFDVWGAIGDAKVGRC